The Staphylothermus marinus F1 genome has a segment encoding these proteins:
- the cedA1 gene encoding DNA import protein CedA1: MTDIIGFIQDIIVNITIVAWIVFFLTWVIGWAIKGAPIPFMRVKKTGERLIEDAVWAAFWLAMGTTVFALIAYIANTFYQPLPEPPTI; the protein is encoded by the coding sequence TTGACAGACATTATAGGATTTATCCAAGACATAATAGTGAACATAACTATTGTTGCTTGGATAGTTTTCTTCCTAACATGGGTTATAGGTTGGGCTATAAAAGGAGCCCCCATCCCATTTATGAGGGTTAAGAAGACAGGGGAGAGACTAATAGAGGACGCAGTATGGGCAGCTTTCTGGCTGGCTATGGGAACAACGGTATTTGCATTAATAGCCTATATTGCGAATACATTTTATCAACCCTTACCAGAGCCGCCGACTATTTAG
- a CDS encoding ATP-binding protein: MKKIAKIFEKIIGGKVEYKIDPPDLIVLMRGRVNLIRYLIAEEVDYGIKELSPDKMLIMINMFSELLDVLPPYSEAKIIKRRMSIEKLLRKISNEMMNLRATLDIVEEPHIKRRAEVKLKILEALYENIVRSKPITRVNLVIKIRVTSNNISNAKHLADVYSSKTIGIMQNYFGIKMRMVNRRKELMDILKNELGLSIETNIKSIIVDSERLSTMMPLPKNKKPTMEKEDGLPIGIDIETGWPVIIPYKSFDKHILILGPTGRGKTTLLASMIEGITSLSNILVFAIDFKGDLANMVYSENVVHLTPDDYPINILVIPSFFQVIDWYLAVSDVLSNVIGVDKENFIRVMNKFANNHQAIDGKDILFDKDLSLLSPLIELITSKPKYEALMKHLNNHIVFDLGKYGTAFQNAYGGILMYIYKKLAFSTKMISKPKLLIVDEAWRISRLNGLEELVKEGRSKHLGVVLATQNPRDIPREIMENTHLLIMFGSRNEDYLRDAERFLGLPREIVKKLAYLGVGEALLLNALDPHPVILRVRTPTFMREKYKHIISDDERRA, from the coding sequence ATGAAAAAAATAGCAAAAATATTTGAAAAAATAATAGGTGGAAAAGTAGAGTACAAAATAGATCCTCCAGACCTAATAGTATTAATGCGGGGAAGAGTAAATCTTATTAGATATCTTATAGCCGAAGAAGTTGATTATGGTATTAAAGAATTAAGTCCCGATAAAATGTTAATAATGATAAATATGTTTTCCGAACTATTAGATGTATTACCTCCTTATTCAGAAGCTAAGATCATTAAAAGAAGAATGAGTATTGAAAAGCTTCTCAGAAAGATCAGCAATGAAATGATGAACCTACGTGCAACATTGGATATAGTAGAAGAACCACATATTAAGAGACGAGCAGAAGTTAAACTGAAAATCTTAGAAGCACTCTACGAAAATATCGTTAGAAGTAAACCGATTACTCGTGTTAACTTAGTCATTAAAATACGTGTTACCTCGAATAATATAAGCAATGCTAAACATTTAGCGGATGTTTACTCTAGTAAGACAATAGGAATAATGCAAAATTACTTTGGAATTAAGATGAGAATGGTTAATCGAAGAAAGGAATTAATGGATATCCTGAAAAACGAACTAGGATTGTCCATTGAGACCAATATTAAATCAATAATAGTAGATAGCGAAAGATTATCAACAATGATGCCTTTACCCAAAAATAAAAAGCCTACAATGGAGAAAGAGGATGGTTTACCTATAGGAATAGATATTGAGACTGGATGGCCGGTAATAATACCTTATAAGTCATTTGATAAACACATTCTAATATTAGGCCCAACAGGTCGTGGTAAAACAACTCTTCTCGCATCAATGATCGAGGGTATAACTAGTTTGTCAAATATTCTAGTTTTCGCTATTGATTTTAAAGGAGACTTAGCAAATATGGTTTATAGTGAAAACGTAGTGCATCTAACTCCTGACGATTACCCGATCAATATTCTTGTTATACCAAGCTTTTTCCAAGTTATTGATTGGTATTTAGCTGTTAGTGATGTATTATCTAATGTTATAGGCGTTGATAAAGAGAATTTTATTAGAGTAATGAATAAGTTTGCAAACAATCATCAAGCAATAGATGGAAAAGACATATTATTTGATAAAGATTTATCATTATTATCTCCTTTAATAGAACTTATTACAAGTAAGCCTAAATATGAAGCATTAATGAAACATCTGAATAATCACATAGTTTTCGATCTAGGAAAATATGGAACAGCTTTCCAAAATGCTTATGGTGGAATTCTTATGTACATATATAAAAAACTAGCCTTCTCAACAAAGATGATCAGTAAACCTAAACTTTTAATTGTAGATGAAGCTTGGAGAATAAGTCGTCTAAATGGTCTCGAAGAACTTGTTAAGGAGGGCCGTAGTAAGCATTTAGGAGTCGTTCTAGCAACTCAGAATCCTAGAGATATACCAAGAGAAATAATGGAAAATACTCATTTACTCATAATGTTTGGTTCGAGAAACGAGGATTACTTGAGAGATGCAGAGAGATTTCTAGGATTGCCTCGAGAAATTGTTAAAAAGCTTGCTTATCTTGGTGTGGGCGAAGCACTTCTTCTAAACGCTCTAGATCCTCATCCGGTTATTCTACGTGTTAGAACACCAACATTTATGAGAGAAAAATATAAACATATTATAAGCGATGATGAAAGGCGGGCTTAA
- a CDS encoding putative RNA uridine N3 methyltransferase, with amino-acid sequence MKTSRKILVALPTSILSTESSLLLKTIKTYQVIRYSSIFGVSEIVFFRDPFTDFSQHRKYSVLIEKIWRYLLTPPYLRRKLIPKDPDLKFVGLLPPLRLSTFDVSRNGRVGEKRLGLIYREKNKLLADIGLPRPYRIEAGNCKPGDIGYVEIVDVNTRRAICLDVEPYRGPILAFADSLQEVLEEYRKTVDLIIATSKYGKIPSHKELAGVKGKTIIILFGGPHRGLYDIAKKEGFILENKVDKVWNTIPEQMVKTIRSEEALISTLAVVNMFIYGENL; translated from the coding sequence ATGAAGACTTCTAGGAAAATTCTCGTTGCATTACCAACAAGTATTTTAAGTACCGAATCAAGCCTTCTCCTTAAAACCATTAAAACATATCAGGTCATCAGGTACTCCTCTATTTTTGGCGTATCAGAAATAGTATTCTTCCGCGACCCCTTCACAGATTTTTCTCAACATAGGAAATATTCTGTCTTAATAGAGAAAATATGGCGATACCTATTAACCCCTCCTTATCTGCGAAGAAAACTTATTCCTAAAGATCCGGACCTAAAATTTGTAGGATTATTGCCGCCACTGAGACTTAGTACTTTCGATGTGAGCCGTAATGGTCGTGTTGGGGAGAAGAGATTAGGTCTTATCTATAGGGAGAAAAACAAGTTGTTGGCTGATATAGGGCTTCCTAGACCTTATAGGATAGAAGCTGGAAATTGTAAGCCAGGCGATATAGGGTATGTTGAAATAGTTGATGTTAATACTAGGAGAGCAATATGTTTAGATGTAGAACCATATAGGGGCCCTATTCTTGCGTTTGCGGATAGTTTACAAGAAGTATTAGAAGAATATAGGAAAACGGTAGATCTCATAATCGCTACTAGCAAGTATGGGAAAATCCCAAGTCATAAAGAATTAGCAGGTGTTAAAGGGAAGACAATAATAATATTATTCGGGGGTCCGCATAGAGGATTATACGATATAGCTAAGAAGGAAGGGTTTATTCTGGAGAATAAAGTTGATAAAGTATGGAATACCATACCTGAGCAAATGGTTAAAACTATAAGGAGCGAGGAAGCATTAATATCTACACTAGCAGTAGTTAACATGTTTATTTATGGAGAGAACTTATAA
- a CDS encoding 50S ribosomal protein L3, with the protein MGHRKYSAPRHGSLGVRPRKRAAKIVPRIRSWPTQSWFDLLVEKLGDEAVNKGIAPKPVLLGYVAYKAGMSHAIIIDDRPHTFTSGKEIAIPVTVLDAPPILILGLRGYKIHPMHGLLSFGEVWRSPVEALKELYEKIYSDNPFINLGAKDIVRKYLKGLRKVNPGLVKPEPHSEYGFKFLENNWKEKLERLKAAELADIRVIASTIPVLSGIGKKKPEIIEIKIGGGTLSERIDYAEKLLGNYVTVDQVFREGQFIDIIGVTKGKGFQGVIKRFGVKELPRWHKHRKGSRKIGSRSPGFGTMSETPQPGQMGFHRRTEYNKRIIKIGINGWEVTPKGGFLGYGIVYGPYIMLHGSIIGPRKRLLVLRHPIRPPSWYPLEAPQIIYYSHESKQGV; encoded by the coding sequence ATGGGGCATAGAAAATATAGTGCGCCACGACATGGCAGTTTAGGAGTTAGACCTAGGAAACGGGCTGCTAAAATAGTGCCTAGAATAAGAAGTTGGCCTACACAGTCATGGTTTGATTTATTAGTTGAGAAACTGGGAGATGAAGCAGTAAACAAGGGGATCGCTCCTAAACCAGTACTTCTAGGATATGTTGCTTATAAGGCTGGAATGAGTCATGCAATAATAATTGATGATAGACCCCACACATTTACTTCTGGTAAAGAAATAGCCATTCCTGTAACAGTACTCGATGCTCCTCCAATACTGATTCTAGGGCTACGAGGATACAAGATTCACCCAATGCATGGTCTTCTATCATTCGGCGAAGTATGGAGAAGCCCTGTGGAGGCGTTAAAGGAGCTATACGAGAAAATATATAGTGATAACCCGTTCATTAATCTTGGAGCAAAAGATATTGTGAGAAAATACTTGAAAGGATTAAGAAAGGTTAATCCAGGACTAGTAAAGCCTGAGCCACATAGTGAATATGGATTTAAATTCTTAGAAAATAATTGGAAGGAAAAACTTGAACGATTAAAAGCAGCTGAACTAGCAGATATTAGAGTAATTGCATCAACAATACCGGTATTATCCGGTATAGGTAAGAAAAAACCCGAGATAATCGAGATAAAAATTGGTGGTGGAACACTAAGCGAAAGAATAGATTACGCCGAAAAACTCCTAGGCAACTATGTAACTGTAGATCAAGTATTTAGAGAGGGACAATTCATAGATATAATAGGTGTTACGAAAGGTAAGGGGTTCCAGGGAGTAATAAAGAGATTTGGAGTCAAAGAGCTTCCACGCTGGCATAAACATAGGAAGGGTAGTAGAAAAATTGGTTCTAGAAGCCCTGGTTTCGGCACTATGAGCGAGACTCCTCAGCCAGGACAAATGGGCTTCCATAGGAGAACAGAATATAATAAGAGGATCATAAAAATAGGCATTAATGGATGGGAAGTAACGCCTAAAGGAGGATTCTTAGGATACGGCATAGTTTATGGACCATACATAATGCTTCATGGAAGTATTATTGGGCCTAGAAAGAGATTATTAGTATTAAGACATCCTATTAGGCCTCCTTCCTGGTATCCTCTAGAAGCTCCCCAAATAATCTATTATAGTCATGAAAGCAAACAAGGAGTCTAA
- the rpl4p gene encoding 50S ribosomal protein L4, translating to MPWTILIPFKLERQETYVFSSDGEKVEEITLPPIFSLPVRKDLIRRAFLSAFTSMLQPKGRDPLAGKRTTARSWGVGRGLARVPRLPNSRAAFISFARGGHAAFPPRPDERIHERINKREKAYAVASAIAATAKVDLVRGRGHVFQQDKLPVVLLDDVEDKISKARDAKELLIKLGLWSDIVRSYERIRIRAGKGKMRGRRYVEPRSILFVVTSYDKPFAKAVRNFPGVDVATPNNLGILHLAPGGVPGRLTVFTRSAIEDISRKYEVRTL from the coding sequence ATGCCTTGGACAATACTTATCCCATTTAAGCTTGAGAGACAAGAAACATATGTATTTAGCTCTGACGGTGAAAAAGTAGAAGAGATTACTTTACCTCCAATATTTAGTTTACCTGTTAGAAAAGACTTGATCCGGAGAGCGTTTCTATCAGCATTTACATCAATGCTTCAACCAAAAGGCAGGGACCCATTAGCTGGTAAGAGAACAACTGCTAGAAGCTGGGGTGTTGGTAGAGGATTAGCGAGAGTGCCAAGGCTACCCAATAGTAGGGCAGCATTCATATCTTTTGCTAGAGGAGGACATGCAGCTTTTCCACCCAGACCAGATGAAAGAATACATGAGAGAATTAATAAACGTGAAAAAGCATATGCAGTAGCATCAGCAATTGCAGCTACTGCTAAAGTAGACCTTGTTAGGGGTCGTGGACACGTATTCCAACAAGATAAACTACCGGTTGTGCTTCTAGATGATGTTGAGGATAAGATTAGTAAGGCTAGAGACGCTAAAGAGCTTCTAATAAAGCTTGGCTTATGGAGCGATATTGTTAGGAGTTATGAGAGAATAAGAATTCGTGCAGGCAAAGGTAAGATGCGTGGTAGAAGATATGTTGAGCCAAGAAGCATATTGTTTGTTGTAACAAGCTATGATAAACCATTCGCTAAAGCTGTTAGAAACTTTCCAGGAGTAGATGTTGCTACACCTAATAATCTAGGCATACTGCATCTAGCACCAGGAGGTGTACCTGGTAGATTAACGGTCTTTACCCGTTCAGCCATCGAAGATATTAGTAGAAAATATGAGGTGCGCACGTTATGA
- a CDS encoding 50S ribosomal protein L23 — protein MSMDEGRLYKIIIRPVHSEKALNLIDKENTLTFIVDRNASKKDIKDAVELVFGVKVLKVRTLITSRGEKKAYVKLAPEHRASEIASQLGLI, from the coding sequence ATGAGCATGGATGAAGGAAGACTATATAAAATCATTATCAGACCAGTACACTCTGAGAAAGCATTAAATCTCATAGATAAAGAAAACACATTAACATTTATTGTTGATAGAAACGCGTCTAAGAAGGACATTAAAGACGCTGTTGAACTAGTATTTGGAGTGAAGGTATTAAAAGTCAGAACTCTCATAACAAGTAGAGGAGAAAAGAAGGCATATGTAAAGCTAGCTCCAGAACACCGTGCAAGCGAAATAGCTTCACAACTAGGATTAATCTAG
- a CDS encoding 50S ribosomal protein L2 — MGKRILPQRMGRGTPTFRSPSHRRVGPAKYPPLKLDRTIKGKIIDLLHDPGRWVPLAKIVLEDGTTFLTPAVEGMYVGQIIEIGPDAHISNGNILPIGKIPEGTQIANIEKRPGDGGKFVRSSGTYALIVGRAGTKTQVQLPSGKIIEVPNNARATIGVIAGGGRDEKPLLKAGNAYHKWKVKAKKWPKVRGVAMNAVSHPHGGGSHQHVGKPSTVARETPPGRKVGHIAARRTGRRKG; from the coding sequence ATGGGTAAAAGAATACTTCCACAAAGAATGGGTAGAGGTACACCAACATTTAGAAGCCCTAGTCATAGAAGAGTGGGGCCAGCAAAATATCCGCCACTAAAACTAGACAGAACTATAAAGGGAAAAATAATTGATCTATTACATGATCCTGGAAGATGGGTTCCACTAGCCAAAATAGTATTAGAGGATGGAACAACATTCCTAACACCGGCTGTTGAGGGAATGTATGTTGGACAAATAATAGAAATAGGACCAGACGCACATATATCCAATGGAAACATTTTACCGATCGGGAAAATACCGGAAGGAACACAAATTGCCAACATTGAGAAAAGACCTGGCGATGGAGGAAAATTCGTTAGATCATCTGGTACATACGCATTAATAGTTGGAAGAGCAGGGACAAAGACTCAGGTTCAACTACCTAGTGGTAAAATAATAGAAGTACCAAATAATGCAAGAGCAACAATAGGAGTAATTGCTGGAGGCGGTAGAGACGAAAAACCATTATTAAAAGCAGGGAATGCTTATCATAAATGGAAAGTTAAAGCAAAGAAATGGCCTAAAGTCAGAGGAGTAGCTATGAATGCTGTAAGCCACCCACATGGTGGAGGCAGCCATCAACACGTAGGTAAGCCGTCAACAGTTGCTAGGGAAACACCTCCAGGTAGAAAAGTCGGGCACATCGCTGCTAGAAGGACTGGTAGACGTAAAGGTTAA
- a CDS encoding AAA family ATPase — protein sequence MSEKNIEDPIVKKVHEIYGSVIKKRTPIRNPDLMLKVLREEYKLVVKPYIVYLTVAAFMNSRPVLYEGPPGTGKTEIGEAILTLWSGKSAFILPCSENYDEYRVIGDFHPAMAMAKGFNEESFIPRPLLAALILDTGVLIDEIRRSNEDFQNLLLDIIDKRRIIIPELKKVYVQRGHGFQIIFTSNPLDIAQSDLSDAFLRRVVRIEFKYPTIEEEIEIIKLRLGDLMNKINDNLVMNALKIIRVLREKAIYKPGTADLVSWLTLTALLAESKKKKKASIEDLREAGYAVLYKNTEDEELLNEVL from the coding sequence ATGTCAGAGAAAAATATAGAAGATCCTATTGTTAAAAAGGTACATGAAATCTATGGTTCGGTAATAAAGAAAAGAACCCCTATTCGAAACCCTGATTTAATGTTGAAGGTACTACGTGAAGAATATAAGCTAGTTGTTAAACCATACATAGTTTACTTAACTGTTGCAGCATTTATGAATAGTAGACCAGTCTTATATGAGGGCCCGCCTGGAACAGGCAAGACCGAGATAGGTGAAGCAATCTTAACTTTATGGAGTGGGAAATCAGCATTTATACTTCCATGTAGCGAAAACTATGATGAATATCGGGTTATAGGAGACTTTCACCCAGCAATGGCTATGGCGAAGGGATTTAACGAAGAAAGCTTTATTCCCCGCCCACTTTTAGCTGCTCTAATACTAGATACAGGAGTTCTTATAGATGAAATTAGGAGAAGCAATGAAGATTTTCAAAACTTATTACTCGACATAATAGATAAACGAAGAATAATTATTCCAGAACTTAAAAAAGTATATGTTCAAAGAGGCCATGGATTCCAAATAATATTCACAAGTAACCCGCTGGACATAGCACAAAGTGATCTTAGCGACGCATTTCTACGAAGAGTTGTTAGAATAGAATTTAAGTATCCAACTATAGAGGAAGAAATCGAGATTATTAAGCTTAGACTTGGCGATTTAATGAATAAAATAAACGATAACTTAGTAATGAACGCCCTGAAGATCATTAGGGTTCTCAGAGAAAAAGCGATCTACAAACCGGGCACAGCTGATCTAGTTTCATGGCTAACACTTACTGCTCTCCTAGCAGAATCTAAGAAAAAGAAAAAAGCATCAATAGAAGACTTAAGAGAAGCTGGATACGCTGTACTATACAAGAACACTGAAGACGAGGAGTTACTAAATGAGGTTCTCTAG
- a CDS encoding vWA domain-containing protein → MRFSSENSMDNEKIIEHIKNVVLEGIEKYKNVGQSGSLSIDRAELFIKIYITLSELVKNRLDKSVILEEFYRSFLPEKKYRLVEDETKISYDSKMSILRRIHGKNKITVSEIFRYSASSSDILDYIWLRKNKLLLRGRDGKLVINKRIYSKQFDNEATRNLELKDVYKYLDEIPSVLWSRILTSSFLEKINNNELLGFLSKFYGYSSKVNRRLLSELRRRLANGWDPNWFEWKKISRIIEDKSLKTEKYMGPYSLQWSTPKNLDVRKIIDDLENMPLKERWKIISKIYKNKNLLTILKKLDPISLSSIGSLNRVPDLKDKILLGKSLANIITYMITGDESYLNYSMYFVEKINPDSLEPNFRPIYRSIISGDKKKLLYYLGVIMPISSVEFITAKIWDIMSSNTGINREQLLRAIRIGYEILKYTASLSGTMLSKRKKISFIRGRMDVRKTVFNYSRFNYNIAKRDKEKEFRVNTLIDISGSMIKHSLWAIFSLASIMPIVKNIILFSDKVFINKPPSSLNRGLIVNYLEKLFIEGFKGYTNISLALRTAEKLSKSNDYILLFSDLEQTVSDTKPWIIAEKLINKNKVNIVIFTPPYHDVETANMMERIGCIVVRTKSINDIFKWFKRGLNFKIRSKLIHVRGLR, encoded by the coding sequence ATGAGGTTCTCTAGCGAAAATAGCATGGATAATGAGAAAATCATAGAACATATTAAGAATGTTGTTTTAGAAGGTATAGAGAAATATAAAAATGTTGGACAATCTGGATCATTATCTATAGATAGAGCGGAGTTGTTTATTAAAATCTATATAACATTATCTGAACTTGTAAAAAATAGGCTTGATAAATCAGTTATTTTAGAGGAATTTTATAGATCATTTCTTCCTGAGAAAAAGTATAGACTTGTAGAAGATGAGACAAAGATATCGTATGATAGTAAAATGAGCATACTAAGAAGGATCCACGGTAAAAACAAGATAACGGTCTCCGAGATATTTCGGTATAGTGCATCCTCATCAGATATTCTAGACTATATTTGGTTAAGGAAAAACAAACTCCTACTTCGCGGACGAGACGGTAAACTAGTGATAAACAAAAGGATCTATAGTAAACAATTCGATAATGAGGCTACGAGAAATCTAGAGTTGAAAGACGTATATAAGTACCTAGATGAAATACCAAGCGTTTTATGGTCTCGCATACTCACCTCTAGTTTTCTCGAAAAAATTAATAATAATGAACTATTAGGTTTTCTATCAAAGTTTTACGGTTACAGTTCCAAGGTTAACAGGAGATTATTGAGTGAACTGCGTAGAAGACTTGCAAACGGCTGGGATCCCAACTGGTTTGAATGGAAAAAAATAAGTCGAATTATAGAAGATAAAAGTTTGAAAACAGAAAAATATATGGGACCATATAGTCTTCAATGGAGTACCCCGAAAAATCTAGATGTAAGGAAAATAATTGATGATCTAGAAAACATGCCTTTAAAAGAGAGATGGAAAATCATTTCTAAAATATATAAGAACAAAAATTTGTTAACTATACTTAAAAAGCTTGATCCCATATCTTTATCCTCAATAGGCAGTCTGAACAGAGTGCCTGATTTGAAAGACAAAATCCTTCTTGGAAAAAGTTTAGCGAACATTATTACTTACATGATTACAGGGGATGAATCATATTTAAACTATTCAATGTATTTTGTTGAAAAAATTAATCCTGACAGCTTAGAACCCAATTTTAGACCAATATATAGATCAATAATTAGTGGTGATAAGAAGAAATTATTATATTATCTCGGAGTAATTATGCCAATTAGTTCCGTTGAATTTATTACTGCTAAAATATGGGATATTATGAGTTCTAATACAGGAATAAACAGGGAGCAATTATTGAGAGCTATAAGGATAGGATATGAAATTTTAAAGTATACCGCATCTCTTTCTGGAACTATGTTAAGTAAACGTAAAAAGATAAGTTTTATTCGTGGACGTATGGATGTTAGGAAAACAGTTTTCAATTATTCCAGATTTAACTATAACATTGCAAAACGTGATAAGGAGAAAGAATTTAGGGTTAACACTTTAATTGATATTAGTGGTTCTATGATAAAACACTCATTATGGGCTATATTTTCACTAGCATCAATTATGCCTATCGTGAAAAACATAATCTTATTTTCAGACAAAGTATTCATAAATAAGCCCCCGTCTTCTCTAAATCGTGGTTTAATAGTAAATTATCTTGAGAAACTATTTATTGAGGGCTTTAAAGGCTATACAAATATTAGTTTAGCTCTTAGAACAGCTGAGAAACTATCTAAAAGTAATGATTACATCTTATTATTTAGCGACTTAGAACAAACAGTTTCAGACACAAAGCCATGGATTATTGCAGAAAAACTCATCAATAAAAACAAGGTTAATATAGTAATTTTTACACCACCATATCATGATGTCGAAACAGCTAATATGATGGAGAGAATTGGATGTATTGTTGTTAGAACTAAATCTATAAACGACATTTTTAAATGGTTTAAGAGAGGGCTAAACTTTAAAATACGGAGTAAACTTATCCATGTTAGAGGGCTGAGGTAA
- a CDS encoding 30S ribosomal protein S19, protein MAIEIEIPPEWKKFRYRGKTLEELLNMPMDEFIGLLPARQRRSLKRGLTMAQVKLLAKIRKVRQKKLTGKKAIIKTHVRDMIILPEMIGLTIAVYNGKEFIPVRIVPEMIGHYLGEFSPTTKRVQHGEPGLKATRSSMFISLK, encoded by the coding sequence TTGGCGATAGAAATAGAAATACCGCCTGAATGGAAGAAGTTTAGATATAGAGGTAAGACTCTAGAAGAATTATTGAATATGCCAATGGATGAGTTCATAGGGTTACTTCCTGCTAGGCAGAGACGTAGCTTAAAACGTGGATTAACAATGGCGCAGGTGAAGTTGTTAGCTAAGATTAGAAAAGTAAGACAGAAGAAGCTTACAGGTAAAAAAGCAATTATTAAAACACATGTTCGAGACATGATTATTCTTCCCGAAATGATTGGTTTAACTATAGCTGTCTATAATGGTAAAGAATTCATACCTGTCAGAATAGTTCCAGAGATGATCGGTCATTATCTAGGAGAATTTAGTCCTACAACGAAGAGGGTACAGCATGGAGAACCAGGTCTAAAAGCTACTCGTAGCAGTATGTTTATATCATTAAAGTAA
- a CDS encoding 50S ribosomal protein L22, protein MPTWHYSYKLRDESRIAKAVQFDIPVSIKDMREAVAAIRGKKVSEAKKLLENVIALREPIPFKRYKGKLSHKRGLPAKWKWPIGRYPVKAAKYLLRLLEHVEANADNKGLDKDKLVIVHIAAHKGMTLKRWMPRAFGRATPKFRRTSHVEIVVKEVD, encoded by the coding sequence ATGCCTACATGGCATTATTCATATAAGCTCAGGGATGAATCAAGAATTGCGAAGGCTGTTCAATTCGATATTCCAGTATCTATAAAGGATATGCGCGAAGCCGTAGCTGCTATTAGAGGTAAGAAGGTTAGCGAAGCCAAAAAACTATTAGAAAACGTGATCGCATTAAGAGAGCCTATTCCCTTTAAGAGGTATAAGGGAAAATTAAGCCATAAGAGAGGATTACCTGCTAAGTGGAAATGGCCTATTGGCAGATACCCTGTAAAAGCTGCTAAGTATTTATTGAGGCTTCTAGAACATGTTGAGGCAAATGCTGATAATAAGGGTTTAGACAAGGATAAACTAGTAATTGTTCATATAGCTGCACATAAAGGTATGACTCTTAAAAGATGGATGCCGAGAGCATTTGGAAGAGCTACGCCTAAGTTTAGAAGAACAAGTCACGTTGAAATAGTTGTGAAAGAGGTTGATTAG
- a CDS encoding 30S ribosomal protein S3 produces MTRPRVKSYFIDYSLKKVMLDEFLANYFKDAGYAGMELYKTPTGYRVVIYAEYPGRIIGRGGSIIRKLMTIMQTHFGLENVNITVSPVPDPDLNARIVAFRIVRALEKEIPYRRVAMAMLRRVMEAGAVGAEIIISGKLRSERARYEKLKAGRIYKAGDMVDYVVDRAVGKALLKRGVYGVEVVIVRPHLKPPDYVEIKSVKPEELADLIPVEKEETNESISPQ; encoded by the coding sequence ATGACTAGGCCACGTGTTAAATCATATTTTATAGATTATAGTTTGAAGAAAGTAATGCTGGATGAGTTCTTAGCCAATTATTTCAAAGATGCAGGCTATGCGGGTATGGAGTTATATAAGACACCTACAGGTTACCGTGTTGTAATATATGCTGAATACCCTGGCAGAATAATTGGTAGAGGAGGAAGTATAATACGAAAACTAATGACAATTATGCAGACACATTTTGGACTAGAAAATGTTAATATAACAGTATCTCCTGTCCCAGATCCAGATTTAAATGCTAGAATAGTTGCTTTCAGAATAGTAAGAGCTCTTGAAAAAGAAATACCATATAGAAGAGTAGCCATGGCTATGCTTAGAAGAGTGATGGAGGCTGGAGCGGTAGGTGCGGAGATCATTATTAGTGGTAAGCTTAGAAGTGAACGTGCTAGATATGAGAAGCTGAAAGCGGGTAGAATATACAAGGCTGGAGACATGGTTGATTATGTTGTTGACAGAGCTGTTGGTAAAGCACTGCTTAAACGTGGAGTCTATGGAGTAGAGGTAGTAATTGTCAGACCACATTTGAAGCCTCCCGACTATGTTGAAATAAAATCAGTTAAGCCCGAAGAGCTAGCTGACCTAATACCTGTTGAGAAAGAGGAAACAAATGAATCAATAAGTCCGCAATAA
- the rpmC gene encoding 50S ribosomal protein L29 gives MKPDEIRKMTKEERLRRLNELRLELIKLRMQARVGTLTNTARIRNIKRDIARILTIMREEELGISRK, from the coding sequence ATGAAGCCAGACGAAATTAGAAAAATGACTAAAGAAGAAAGACTTAGACGATTAAATGAGCTGCGTCTGGAACTAATAAAGCTTAGAATGCAGGCAAGAGTAGGAACACTAACCAATACTGCTCGTATAAGAAATATTAAGAGAGATATAGCAAGAATACTTACAATAATGCGCGAGGAAGAACTGGGTATTTCCAGAAAGTAA